One Streptomyces sp. SAI-135 DNA segment encodes these proteins:
- a CDS encoding response regulator transcription factor, translating to MSTEAQHTDDGIGPPRVVIADDQALVRTGFRMILAADGIEVVGEATDGEEAVAVVRRTLPDVVLMDIRMPGTDGLEATRRILGPDTPSTPPRIIILTTYDLDQYVYGALAVGASGFLLKDVTPEHLSAAVRLVRSGDALLAPSITRRLVERFAMPTGRKTTLHRDLSTLTRRELEVLESLARGLSNAELAARFHLSEATVKTHVTHILAKLQLRDRAQAVIAAYETGLITPGSLETPSAG from the coding sequence ATGAGCACCGAGGCACAGCACACGGACGACGGCATCGGGCCGCCCAGGGTGGTGATCGCCGACGACCAGGCGCTCGTTCGCACGGGCTTCCGGATGATCCTCGCCGCCGACGGCATCGAGGTCGTGGGCGAGGCGACCGACGGCGAGGAGGCCGTGGCCGTCGTCCGGCGCACGCTCCCCGACGTCGTGCTGATGGACATCCGCATGCCGGGCACCGACGGCCTGGAGGCCACCCGCCGCATCCTCGGCCCGGACACCCCCTCGACCCCGCCGCGGATCATCATCCTCACGACATACGACCTCGACCAGTACGTCTACGGGGCCCTCGCGGTCGGCGCCAGCGGTTTCCTGCTCAAGGACGTCACCCCGGAGCACCTCTCCGCCGCCGTGCGCCTGGTCCGCTCCGGCGACGCGCTGCTCGCCCCGTCGATCACCCGCCGTCTCGTGGAGCGCTTCGCCATGCCCACCGGACGCAAGACCACGTTGCACCGCGACCTGTCCACGCTCACCCGGCGTGAACTGGAGGTCCTCGAATCCCTGGCCCGCGGCCTGAGCAACGCGGAACTCGCCGCTCGTTTCCACCTGAGCGAGGCGACGGTCAAGACCCACGTGACGCACATCCTCGCCAAGCTCCAGCTCCGCGACCGCGCCCAGGCGGTCATCGCCGCCTATGAGACGGGCCTGATCACACCGGGCTCCCTGGAGACTCCGTCGGCGGGCTGA
- a CDS encoding M4 family metallopeptidase, with product MPLSHRALVRRRRAAVVALTAVGSLLGLAAPYSADAAPADPGPAKITATPRAGAAQTSLTPARRTALVKSAQSAAADTARRIGLGAEEKLVAKDVVTDADGTTHTRYERTFAGLPVLGGDLVVHDSHGRTTVTKANAARLSVPSLRPKVTSRGATDKALAVSRRDRVEDAEVGNASRLVVWAGTGKPVLAWETLVEGVQRDGTPSELQVVTDAATGKELLAAEQVHTGEGTGQYVGTVPLGTTPAGSTYQLVDPDRAGHKTYDLNQGTSGTGTLFTDDNDVWGNGSPTDRQTAGVDVAFGAAATWDFYKDAFGRNGIRNDGVAAYSRAHYGSNYVNAFWQDSCFCMTYGDGSGNTHPLTALDVAAHEMSHGVTAATAGLVYSGESGGLNEATSDIFAAAVEFHENLATDPADYLVGEKIDINGDGTPLRYMDKPSKDGDSRDSWSSTLGSIDVHYSSGPANHFFYLLSEGSGAKTVNGVSYDSPTYDGRPVTGVGIENAAAIWYRALTTYMTSTTDYAGARTATLSAAADLFGAYSPTYLAVADAWAAINVGNRIALGVNLAPVADQISGVNQVVSLQLDAYTTNTGSSLTYEAGGLPDGLTLSPGGLISGTPTTLGTSEVTVTVTDSTGASATDTFSWQIAYVYASSTRVDIPDNGAAVESPVTITGRDGNASTTTKVYVNIVHTYRGDLTVDLVGPNGTVYSLLNRSGGSADNVDQTFTVDASAQPLNGTWKLRVQDRASIDVGYIARWQLTP from the coding sequence TTGCCCCTGTCACACCGCGCGCTCGTGCGGCGCAGACGTGCCGCCGTTGTCGCCCTCACCGCCGTAGGCTCCCTGCTCGGCCTCGCAGCCCCGTACTCGGCGGATGCGGCACCGGCGGACCCCGGACCCGCGAAGATCACCGCCACCCCGCGGGCCGGTGCGGCGCAGACCTCTCTGACCCCCGCCCGTCGCACCGCCCTGGTGAAGAGCGCCCAGTCCGCCGCGGCCGACACCGCGCGGCGCATCGGCCTCGGCGCCGAGGAGAAGCTCGTCGCCAAGGACGTCGTCACCGACGCCGACGGCACCACGCACACCCGCTACGAGCGCACCTTCGCCGGCCTGCCCGTCCTGGGCGGCGACCTCGTCGTCCACGACAGCCATGGCCGCACGACCGTCACCAAGGCGAACGCGGCACGGCTCTCGGTGCCCTCGCTCCGCCCCAAGGTCACGTCCCGCGGTGCCACCGACAAGGCCCTCGCGGTCTCCCGGCGGGACCGGGTCGAGGACGCCGAGGTGGGCAACGCCTCCCGTCTGGTCGTCTGGGCCGGCACCGGCAAGCCGGTGCTGGCCTGGGAGACCCTCGTCGAGGGAGTCCAGAGGGACGGCACGCCCAGCGAACTCCAGGTCGTCACCGACGCCGCCACCGGCAAGGAACTCCTGGCCGCCGAGCAGGTCCACACCGGCGAGGGCACCGGCCAGTACGTCGGCACCGTCCCGCTCGGCACCACCCCCGCCGGATCGACCTACCAGCTCGTCGACCCCGACCGCGCCGGACACAAGACGTACGACCTGAACCAGGGCACCTCCGGGACCGGCACCCTGTTCACCGACGACAACGATGTCTGGGGCAACGGTTCGCCGACCGATCGCCAGACCGCCGGTGTCGACGTGGCCTTCGGCGCCGCGGCCACCTGGGACTTCTACAAGGACGCCTTCGGCCGCAACGGCATCCGCAACGACGGCGTCGCCGCGTACAGCCGTGCCCACTACGGCAGCAACTACGTCAACGCCTTCTGGCAGGACTCCTGCTTCTGCATGACCTACGGCGACGGCTCGGGCAACACCCACCCGCTGACCGCGCTCGACGTGGCCGCCCACGAGATGAGCCACGGGGTCACCGCCGCCACCGCGGGCCTGGTCTACTCGGGTGAGTCCGGCGGCCTGAACGAGGCGACCTCCGACATCTTCGCCGCCGCCGTCGAGTTCCACGAGAACCTCGCCACCGACCCCGCCGACTACCTGGTCGGCGAGAAGATCGACATCAACGGCGACGGCACTCCGCTGCGTTACATGGACAAGCCCTCCAAGGACGGCGACTCCAGGGACAGTTGGAGCTCCACCCTGGGCAGCATCGACGTGCACTACTCGTCCGGCCCCGCGAACCACTTCTTCTACCTGCTCTCCGAGGGCAGCGGAGCCAAGACCGTCAACGGCGTCTCCTACGACAGCCCGACCTACGACGGCCGGCCCGTGACCGGTGTCGGCATCGAGAACGCCGCCGCCATCTGGTACCGGGCGCTGACGACGTACATGACCTCGACCACCGACTACGCCGGCGCCCGCACCGCCACCCTGTCGGCCGCCGCCGACCTGTTCGGCGCCTACAGCCCGACCTACCTGGCGGTCGCCGACGCCTGGGCCGCGATCAACGTCGGCAACCGCATCGCCCTCGGCGTCAACCTCGCCCCGGTCGCCGACCAGATCAGCGGCGTCAACCAGGTGGTGAGCCTCCAACTGGACGCCTACACCACCAACACGGGATCCTCCCTGACCTACGAGGCCGGCGGCCTGCCGGACGGCCTGACCCTCAGCCCGGGCGGCCTGATCAGCGGCACCCCGACCACCCTCGGCACGAGCGAGGTCACCGTCACGGTGACCGACAGCACCGGGGCGAGCGCCACCGACACCTTCAGCTGGCAGATCGCCTACGTCTACGCCAGCTCCACCCGCGTCGACATCCCCGACAACGGCGCCGCCGTGGAGTCCCCGGTGACCATCACCGGCCGCGACGGCAACGCCTCCACGACGACCAAGGTGTACGTCAACATCGTCCACACCTACCGCGGTGACCTCACCGTCGACCTCGTCGGGCCCAACGGCACCGTCTACTCCCTGCTGAACCGCAGCGGCGGCTCCGCCGACAACGTCGACCAGACCTTCACGGTCGACGCCTCCGCCCAACCCCTCAACGGCACCTGGAAGTTGCGCGTCCAGGACCGTGCGTCCATCGACGTCGGGTACATCGCGCGCTGGCAACTGACACCCTGA
- a CDS encoding NUDIX hydrolase: MTDGRGNSLISLTRGRETAPPQDAPLPAALVALWRAGRVLMVFDRYRRTWELPGGSIEEGESPRQAAARELLEESGQQPDEPLRFIGYARFVLAPDRRAENLALYAGSCAEPRVFEPTEEIAAIRWWDLRERLPGDVQPLDAYLAPLTR; this comes from the coding sequence GTGACCGACGGCCGTGGCAACTCCTTGATCTCGCTCACGCGGGGCCGCGAGACAGCGCCGCCGCAGGACGCCCCGCTGCCGGCGGCGTTGGTGGCCCTGTGGCGAGCCGGCCGGGTCCTCATGGTCTTCGACCGGTACCGCCGGACCTGGGAGCTGCCAGGGGGGAGCATCGAAGAGGGCGAATCCCCTCGCCAGGCCGCTGCACGCGAGCTGCTGGAGGAGAGCGGGCAGCAGCCTGACGAACCGTTGAGGTTCATCGGCTACGCGCGGTTCGTGCTGGCGCCTGACCGGCGAGCCGAGAACCTGGCCCTGTACGCGGGATCCTGCGCGGAGCCCCGCGTCTTCGAACCCACCGAGGAGATCGCGGCCATCCGCTGGTGGGACCTCCGCGAACGCCTCCCAGGGGATGTGCAGCCCCTGGACGCCTACCTCGCCCCGCTCACCCGGTAA